A genome region from Christensenella minuta includes the following:
- a CDS encoding 4Fe-4S binding protein — MSRFRGWIQAGATLLTNLHLPNFLRGGLYQGAGKTVCVPGLNCYSCPAASGACPIGAFQAVVGSSKFSFSYYITGFLILLGVLLGRFICGFLCPFGWFQELLHKIPTKKLSTKRLKPLRYLKYAVLLVMVLLLPAFLVNDVGMGDPFFCKYLCPQGVLEGAIPLSLANSGIRAALGSLFTWKFSILLAVIALSIVFYRPFCKWLCPLGAFYALFNRVSLFQMKVDKNKCVSCGKCARACKMDVDVTKTPNHTECIRCGMCVRACPTNAVCFRYGFGNGKDKTKAAEQPQKNNNNKEEQNG, encoded by the coding sequence ATGTCCCGCTTCCGGGGCTGGATACAGGCGGGGGCAACTTTATTGACCAACCTGCACCTGCCGAATTTCCTCAGGGGTGGACTGTATCAGGGCGCAGGGAAAACCGTCTGTGTGCCGGGGTTGAACTGCTACTCCTGCCCGGCGGCCTCCGGCGCTTGCCCCATCGGGGCGTTTCAGGCGGTGGTAGGGTCTTCCAAGTTCAGCTTCTCCTATTATATCACAGGCTTCCTCATTTTGCTGGGAGTCCTGCTGGGACGCTTTATCTGCGGTTTTCTGTGTCCCTTCGGCTGGTTTCAGGAGCTGCTGCACAAGATTCCCACGAAGAAGCTGTCCACGAAAAGGCTGAAGCCGCTGCGATACCTCAAGTACGCCGTTTTGCTGGTGATGGTTTTGCTGCTGCCGGCATTCCTTGTGAACGATGTGGGCATGGGCGACCCTTTCTTCTGCAAATACCTCTGCCCGCAGGGCGTGCTGGAGGGGGCCATTCCGCTGTCCCTTGCCAATTCCGGCATTCGGGCGGCGCTGGGCAGCCTGTTTACATGGAAGTTCAGCATCCTGCTGGCGGTGATTGCGCTGAGTATCGTATTCTACCGTCCCTTCTGCAAGTGGCTCTGCCCGCTGGGCGCGTTCTACGCGCTGTTCAACAGGGTGTCCCTGTTCCAGATGAAGGTGGACAAAAACAAGTGCGTCTCCTGCGGAAAATGCGCCAGAGCCTGCAAAATGGATGTGGATGTGACAAAGACGCCCAACCATACAGAGTGCATTCGCTGCGGGATGTGCGTCCGAGCCTGTCCGACCAACGCCGTGTGCTTCCGCTACGGCTTCGGAAACGGTAAAGATAAAACAAAGGCGGCAGAACAGCCGCAGAAAAACAACAATAACAAGGAGGAACAAAACGGATGA
- a CDS encoding FHA domain-containing protein, whose protein sequence is MKQCDNGHFYDEARFDSCPYCQEGAGVGKTVAAGAIGKTVAAVPGYGTGEADRGKTVGIIQKKIGIDPAVGFLICIKGPHRGEDFKLCAGRNFIGRASAMDVSLTDDDTVSRESHALVSYDAKHNRFTLSPGQGRGITYCNDEQVEVAKPLHAYDIIEVGKSRLLFLPLCGENFRWDDEEQNED, encoded by the coding sequence ATGAAACAGTGCGATAATGGTCATTTCTATGACGAAGCAAGATTTGATTCCTGTCCATATTGTCAGGAAGGCGCAGGAGTAGGGAAAACGGTAGCTGCGGGCGCTATCGGAAAAACGGTAGCCGCAGTACCCGGATACGGCACAGGAGAGGCTGATCGCGGAAAAACGGTAGGGATCATCCAGAAAAAAATCGGCATCGATCCGGCGGTCGGCTTTCTGATCTGCATCAAAGGCCCGCATCGCGGCGAAGATTTCAAGCTATGCGCTGGGAGAAACTTTATTGGCAGGGCTTCTGCTATGGACGTGTCGCTGACAGATGACGACACGGTTTCCCGTGAAAGCCATGCGCTTGTGTCATACGACGCGAAGCATAACCGTTTTACGCTTTCTCCCGGTCAGGGGCGTGGGATCACCTACTGCAACGACGAGCAGGTTGAAGTAGCCAAACCTCTCCATGCATACGATATTATAGAAGTTGGAAAAAGCCGCCTGCTGTTCCTGCCGCTATGCGGTGAAAATTTCCGTTGGGACGACGAAGAGCAGAATGAGGATTGA
- a CDS encoding IS3 family transposase codes for MCVFFGVSRSGYYSFLKRRIQPNRESALLGRIQECRGSGRYMNTYGCHRVQIWIKRQYGEYYNYKTVWRVMHKYGLLSKIRRKRFFHCGEQIRTYPNLLNRNFHADKPNQKWVTDISCIPTSQGPLPFHHSGFV; via the coding sequence ATGTGTGTATTCTTTGGGGTATCCCGCAGCGGATACTACAGCTTTCTAAAGCGGAGGATACAGCCAAACCGGGAATCCGCATTACTGGGGCGAATTCAAGAATGCCGCGGCAGTGGAAGATATATGAATACCTACGGCTGTCATCGGGTACAGATTTGGATCAAACGCCAGTACGGTGAATACTACAATTACAAGACGGTGTGGCGTGTTATGCACAAATACGGGCTGCTATCTAAGATTCGCCGAAAGAGATTCTTTCATTGCGGTGAGCAGATCCGTACCTACCCCAATCTATTGAATCGGAACTTCCACGCCGACAAGCCTAACCAGAAATGGGTAACAGACATCAGTTGCATCCCAACCAGTCAGGGCCCCCTACCTTTCCATCATTCGGGATTTGTTTGA
- a CDS encoding TlpA family protein disulfide reductase, giving the protein MNRMNTAGRLLALLLLALMVLSLAACGAKGGDKMDGMSNEPKNAEEAAAMHKDLLAQENAILSENTALWEKVFMAADKGMTMQEDGKNYGDFLLSTIESAKDQFTADELKLLQEEAEKIRDIENKLTMIEKKYPEAAQQSMDGTMSMPAGSDMTTPPDDGSMQKFPAFEGKDLDGNAVKSDELFSGNAVTVVNFWFTTCNPCVGELAELDALNKELTEKGGALIGVNTFTLDGDKAAISEAKDVLAKKGATYQNVYFASDGEAGKFTTNIFAYPTTYVVDRNGNIVGEPITGAVTEKKQAETLQKLIDQALAADMG; this is encoded by the coding sequence ATGAATAGAATGAATACTGCCGGCCGATTGCTGGCGCTGTTGCTTCTCGCACTGATGGTGCTGTCTCTGGCAGCCTGCGGCGCAAAGGGCGGCGACAAAATGGATGGGATGAGCAATGAGCCGAAGAACGCCGAGGAAGCGGCTGCCATGCACAAAGATCTGCTGGCACAGGAAAATGCCATTCTCTCGGAGAACACAGCGCTTTGGGAAAAGGTATTCATGGCGGCCGACAAGGGCATGACCATGCAGGAAGACGGCAAAAACTACGGTGATTTCCTGCTCAGTACAATCGAATCCGCCAAGGATCAGTTTACGGCGGATGAGCTGAAACTGCTTCAGGAAGAAGCGGAGAAAATCCGCGACATCGAAAACAAGCTGACCATGATTGAGAAAAAATACCCCGAGGCGGCACAGCAATCCATGGATGGAACCATGAGTATGCCTGCGGGCAGCGACATGACCACGCCGCCCGATGACGGCAGTATGCAGAAGTTCCCTGCATTTGAGGGTAAAGACTTGGATGGGAACGCGGTGAAGAGCGATGAGCTATTCTCCGGCAACGCCGTCACCGTAGTGAATTTTTGGTTTACCACCTGCAATCCCTGCGTGGGCGAGCTTGCCGAGTTGGATGCGCTGAACAAGGAGCTTACTGAGAAGGGCGGCGCGCTCATCGGTGTCAACACCTTCACACTGGACGGCGACAAAGCGGCAATTTCTGAGGCGAAAGATGTACTCGCCAAGAAAGGCGCGACTTATCAGAATGTGTATTTCGCTTCCGACGGCGAGGCGGGAAAGTTTACCACGAACATCTTTGCTTATCCCACCACCTATGTGGTTGACCGCAACGGCAACATCGTGGGAGAGCCCATCACAGGTGCCGTCACGGAAAAAAAGCAGGCGGAGACGCTGCAAAAGCTCATCGACCAGGCTCTTGCCGCCGATATGGGCTGA
- the msrB gene encoding peptide-methionine (R)-S-oxide reductase MsrB yields MYRRVLPLLLAAALLLSGCAAAHKNMPQKTESKEMAGHPSDMSGEESMFMDTTENVIYLAGGCFWGLEQLMQSIPGVLDAESGYANGTCEADADYQTVCKGNTGFRETVRVEYDPEQISLDALLLAYFYVTDPTVENRQGNDIGSQYQTGVYYTNESAKETVERIAEIERGRSEKFFVEIGPLKNYYPAEEYHQDYLEKNPNGYCHIPKAEMELFSKLRIDPGDYQKPAAESVRDKLTAEQYRVTQESGTERPFSNEFWNQFEKGIYVDIVTGEPLFSSTDKFESGCGWPAFTKPIEEPAVVELEDLSHGMRRTEVRSRAGDSHLGHVFTGDPESPNGVRYCINSASLRFVPYAKMESDGYGYLLYLFEE; encoded by the coding sequence ATGTATCGGAGAGTATTACCGCTTCTGCTTGCTGCGGCACTGCTACTGAGCGGCTGCGCCGCAGCACATAAGAATATGCCGCAGAAAACGGAATCGAAGGAAATGGCCGGGCATCCCTCTGATATGTCCGGCGAGGAGAGCATGTTTATGGATACCACGGAAAATGTCATCTATCTGGCAGGCGGCTGCTTTTGGGGACTGGAACAGCTGATGCAGTCCATCCCCGGCGTTCTGGATGCCGAGAGCGGCTACGCCAACGGTACCTGCGAGGCGGACGCCGACTATCAGACCGTCTGCAAGGGGAACACCGGCTTCCGGGAGACCGTGCGGGTGGAATACGACCCCGAGCAGATAAGTCTCGACGCCCTGCTGCTGGCCTACTTCTACGTCACCGACCCTACGGTAGAAAACCGGCAGGGCAACGACATCGGGAGCCAGTACCAGACCGGCGTCTACTACACTAACGAAAGCGCGAAGGAGACGGTGGAACGCATCGCCGAGATTGAGCGGGGACGCAGCGAGAAGTTCTTCGTGGAGATCGGCCCGCTGAAAAACTACTATCCCGCCGAGGAGTACCACCAGGACTATCTGGAGAAGAATCCGAACGGCTACTGCCATATCCCAAAAGCGGAGATGGAGCTGTTCTCCAAGCTGCGCATCGATCCGGGCGACTACCAAAAGCCCGCGGCGGAGTCCGTCCGGGACAAGCTGACGGCGGAGCAGTACCGGGTCACCCAGGAGAGCGGCACGGAGCGTCCCTTCAGCAATGAGTTCTGGAACCAGTTCGAGAAAGGCATCTATGTGGACATCGTTACCGGCGAACCGCTCTTTTCCTCCACGGACAAGTTCGAGAGCGGCTGCGGCTGGCCCGCCTTTACCAAGCCCATTGAGGAGCCTGCCGTGGTGGAGCTGGAGGACCTGAGCCATGGTATGCGCCGCACGGAGGTCAGAAGCCGCGCTGGAGACTCTCATCTCGGTCATGTATTTACCGGTGATCCGGAATCGCCCAACGGCGTGCGCTACTGCATCAACAGTGCGTCCCTCCGCTTTGTGCCTTATGCAAAGATGGAGTCCGATGGGTACGGCTATCTCCTGTACCTGTTTGAGGAATGA
- a CDS encoding response regulator transcription factor: MMAIFTFVFLGAEYLYVDMVSLLAKPSEAINAQNYILGVSAAGFFVYPFLDRLIKKTYRIIFLFIVVMTSVVCIFVIQQCVSYFTTLIFGIILFLLLGIFSGKVYDMAACAIGENNCLARLVGISYALGILIQFINNNLINAELAEAIVLSAFLSILALLFMRAERARRKPVASQENEREKMVVSPARVTGRLTTGIFLALLVALMACIFSTLDNAVTLEHAAGTDIGQWPRLLLAASGLTAGFLFDLKNRKYMPIIMYCIMLMSVMCVVFPKFGIPFLGGLFIFYLSSGFFVVFFTASFMELSRYMRIPALWAGMGRTANNISAVLITNFSIALLVSDDRFATVISALVLFMAVSVVMFVYINRRNNVIKNTLADKSINKSRGEYSQKFAESFSLTQREHEVFERLISTEESVQEMADALYMSRRTLQRYIASIYEKTGTKSRLGLYRLYVDYVAEPQIYE; encoded by the coding sequence ATGATGGCTATTTTTACTTTTGTATTTTTGGGCGCGGAATATTTGTATGTCGATATGGTTTCTCTTTTGGCAAAGCCGTCAGAGGCTATTAACGCACAAAATTACATATTGGGAGTAAGCGCAGCCGGTTTTTTCGTTTATCCATTTCTGGACCGCTTGATCAAAAAAACATACCGAATCATTTTCCTGTTTATCGTAGTAATGACATCAGTCGTATGTATCTTTGTGATCCAGCAGTGCGTCTCTTACTTTACAACGTTGATATTCGGAATCATTTTATTCTTGCTGCTTGGTATATTCAGCGGCAAGGTCTACGATATGGCCGCCTGTGCAATAGGGGAAAACAATTGTCTTGCCCGTTTGGTAGGGATATCGTATGCGCTTGGAATACTGATTCAGTTTATCAATAACAATCTAATTAACGCGGAATTGGCAGAGGCGATTGTGCTTTCTGCTTTTTTGAGTATTCTTGCCTTGCTGTTTATGAGGGCAGAGCGGGCGCGCAGGAAACCTGTTGCTTCGCAAGAGAATGAACGGGAAAAAATGGTTGTTTCTCCGGCACGGGTAACAGGCAGGCTTACGACCGGTATTTTTCTCGCTCTGTTAGTTGCGCTTATGGCATGTATTTTTAGTACGCTCGATAACGCGGTTACGCTTGAACACGCGGCAGGTACGGATATCGGACAATGGCCGCGCCTTCTTCTGGCAGCAAGCGGGCTTACGGCAGGTTTTCTGTTTGATTTGAAAAACAGGAAATATATGCCTATCATAATGTACTGCATTATGTTGATGTCAGTCATGTGTGTCGTATTTCCTAAATTCGGTATTCCATTCTTGGGCGGATTATTTATATTCTACTTGTCTTCTGGTTTTTTCGTCGTCTTCTTTACCGCCAGTTTCATGGAGCTTTCACGCTATATGAGGATTCCGGCACTGTGGGCCGGTATGGGGCGTACCGCAAATAATATCAGCGCTGTTTTGATTACTAATTTTTCGATTGCGCTGCTGGTTTCAGATGATCGCTTTGCAACGGTTATCTCTGCGCTGGTTTTGTTTATGGCTGTCAGCGTTGTAATGTTTGTCTATATAAACCGCAGGAATAACGTGATAAAGAATACATTGGCGGATAAATCCATAAATAAAAGCCGGGGAGAATACTCTCAAAAATTTGCAGAATCCTTTTCGCTGACGCAGAGAGAGCATGAAGTATTTGAGCGGTTGATTTCTACCGAAGAGAGTGTGCAGGAAATGGCGGATGCCCTTTATATGTCGCGTCGCACCTTGCAGCGATATATTGCGTCGATTTATGAAAAAACAGGGACGAAGTCCCGGCTAGGCCTATACCGGCTTTATGTCGATTATGTGGCAGAACCACAAATCTACGAATGA
- a CDS encoding response regulator transcription factor: MHLLVIEDERALCETIVRSLRRLAYSVDYCYDGEKALELIAVEKYDLILLDLNLPGKDGMTVLRTLRQTDRETRVLILSARSEVEDKVEGLDAGANDYLAKPFHLAELEARIRSLTLRQFTQQDVLLTCGALTFDTRSRTASVNGQTLTLTRKETGILEYLMVHQGRPVSQEELMDHVWDNSVDSFSNSIRVHISALRKKLRVALGYDPIRNRIGEGYLMGGEET; this comes from the coding sequence ATGCACCTTTTAGTAATTGAAGATGAACGCGCCCTGTGCGAGACCATCGTCCGCAGCCTGCGGCGGCTGGCCTACAGCGTAGATTACTGCTACGACGGGGAGAAGGCGCTGGAGCTGATCGCCGTTGAAAAATACGATCTCATCCTGCTGGATCTGAACCTGCCGGGGAAGGACGGCATGACGGTGCTGCGCACCCTGCGGCAGACAGACCGGGAGACGAGGGTGCTGATCCTCTCCGCCCGCAGCGAGGTGGAGGACAAGGTGGAGGGGCTGGATGCGGGCGCCAACGACTATCTGGCAAAGCCCTTTCACTTAGCCGAGCTGGAGGCCCGCATTCGCAGCCTGACTCTGCGGCAGTTCACCCAGCAGGATGTGCTGTTGACCTGCGGAGCCTTGACCTTTGACACGCGCTCCCGCACCGCTTCCGTCAACGGGCAGACATTGACGCTGACCCGCAAGGAAACGGGCATTCTGGAATATCTGATGGTGCACCAGGGGCGGCCTGTGAGTCAGGAGGAGCTGATGGATCATGTCTGGGACAACAGCGTGGACAGCTTCAGCAACTCCATTCGGGTACATATCTCCGCCCTGCGCAAAAAGCTCCGGGTCGCCCTGGGTTACGACCCCATCCGCAACCGTATCGGCGAGGGCTATCTGATGGGAGGCGAGGAGACATGA
- the bsh gene encoding choloylglycine hydrolase codes for MCTAITYYTKDHYFGRNLDLEFSYNETVTVTPKYYPFHFRNGKVLNHHYAMIGMAYIVDDFPLYYDATNEKGLSMAGLNFPDNADYKEVKEGYDNIAPFEFIPWILGQCASVSEARILLEQINLVNLNFSEELPLSPLHWMISDQRDSIVVESTKDGLKVFENPVGVLTNNPTFDYQMFNLNNYMHLSKEPPANTFAAELELEQYSRGMGAIGLPGDLSSASRFVKAAFTKMNSVSGDSESESISQFFHILGSVEQQRGCVHLGEDKYEITIYSSCCNMDKGIYYYTTYENNQITAVDMYKENLDGNTIISYPLMKEQQINYRNY; via the coding sequence ATGTGTACAGCAATAACGTATTATACAAAGGATCACTATTTTGGAAGAAATCTGGATCTGGAATTTTCTTATAATGAAACAGTAACGGTTACACCAAAATATTATCCGTTTCATTTTCGTAATGGAAAAGTGCTCAATCATCATTATGCAATGATAGGGATGGCTTATATAGTTGATGACTTTCCGCTTTACTACGATGCAACAAATGAAAAGGGTCTCAGTATGGCAGGACTGAACTTCCCGGATAATGCGGACTATAAAGAAGTGAAGGAAGGATACGATAATATTGCTCCCTTTGAATTTATTCCATGGATACTCGGTCAATGTGCAAGTGTGAGTGAAGCAAGAATTCTCTTAGAACAGATTAACTTGGTAAATTTGAACTTTAGTGAAGAGCTGCCGCTTTCTCCATTACATTGGATGATTTCTGACCAGCGAGATTCCATTGTAGTAGAATCAACAAAAGATGGTTTGAAAGTTTTCGAAAACCCTGTAGGAGTTCTGACAAATAATCCTACCTTTGACTATCAGATGTTTAATCTCAATAATTATATGCATTTATCGAAAGAACCCCCTGCAAATACATTTGCTGCCGAATTGGAACTTGAACAGTATAGCCGGGGTATGGGGGCGATAGGCCTTCCCGGAGATTTATCATCCGCTTCGAGATTCGTGAAAGCAGCGTTTACAAAGATGAACTCGGTTTCCGGTGATTCGGAATCGGAAAGTATCAGCCAGTTTTTTCACATTCTTGGCTCGGTAGAGCAGCAACGAGGCTGCGTACATCTTGGTGAAGATAAATATGAAATAACAATTTATTCTTCCTGCTGTAACATGGACAAGGGAATTTATTACTATACAACTTATGAAAACAACCAGATCACAGCAGTTGATATGTATAAAGAAAATCTGGACGGAAACACTATAATAAGCTATCCGCTTATGAAAGAACAGCAGATTAACTATCGGAATTACTAA
- a CDS encoding RNA polymerase sigma factor: MSEMNPDYREALYLTYFEDMRYAQAAEVTGKTVKQITNMVYRGKESLRKLLEREGITNAESCGTGRGYRRRRSRLVQLQEI; encoded by the coding sequence ATGAGTGAAATGAATCCGGACTATCGGGAGGCGCTCTATCTCACCTATTTTGAGGATATGAGATATGCGCAGGCGGCGGAGGTCACGGGAAAGACGGTGAAGCAGATTACCAACATGGTATATCGCGGAAAAGAGAGCTTGCGCAAACTGCTGGAACGGGAGGGGATCACAAATGCGGAGTCATGCGGAACGGGTCGCGGATACCGGCGCCGTCGTTCCCGGCTCGTTCAGCTTCAAGAAATATGA
- a CDS encoding sensor histidine kinase translates to MRKISLKWRITLMTVLLIGITCVAMNLLLCSSGVYYMDTIADTLQGGGTIIMNGEGAESFDPQLITPDEDLTIVVNGAQGRFRTTNWYITAVVTLLSGILAYFVSGRALKPLRSFASQVEKVQLNNLADMRTNEDVLPEFRQLSHSFNQMLERLNNAFAAQRQFTGNAAHELRTPLALMQAQLDLFSAEHPDVLPETAEFLSLLQEQTERLAQMTKTLLEMSDLQTVARTDQIQLGPMIEEIFADLAPLAEKNDIMLERKGDGAMTGNDTLIYRMLFNLTENAIKYDRPGGAVRISISQEEKRLLIRIMDTGCGIPKEYRQSIFQPFFRVDKSRSREYGGAGLGLSLAWEIANLHGGSVWVEKSTEEGTTIAVEVPA, encoded by the coding sequence ATGAGGAAGATATCTTTGAAATGGCGCATCACCCTGATGACCGTCCTGCTTATCGGCATCACCTGCGTCGCCATGAATCTGCTGCTCTGCTCCTCCGGTGTGTACTATATGGACACGATCGCAGACACCCTGCAGGGCGGCGGCACTATTATTATGAACGGTGAAGGGGCAGAGAGCTTTGATCCGCAGCTCATAACGCCTGACGAGGATCTGACCATCGTTGTCAATGGAGCACAGGGGCGTTTTCGTACGACCAACTGGTACATCACGGCTGTGGTGACACTGCTCAGCGGCATTCTGGCCTATTTTGTCAGCGGGCGCGCCCTCAAACCCCTGCGCAGCTTCGCTTCTCAGGTGGAGAAGGTGCAGCTGAATAATCTGGCGGATATGAGAACCAATGAGGATGTTCTGCCGGAGTTTCGGCAGCTGAGTCACTCCTTCAACCAGATGCTGGAGCGGCTGAACAACGCCTTTGCCGCTCAACGGCAGTTCACCGGCAACGCCGCCCACGAGCTACGCACGCCGCTGGCGCTGATGCAGGCGCAGCTGGATCTGTTTTCCGCGGAGCATCCCGATGTGCTGCCGGAGACGGCGGAATTTCTCTCCCTGCTGCAGGAGCAGACGGAGCGGCTGGCGCAGATGACAAAAACGCTACTGGAAATGAGCGACCTTCAAACAGTAGCGCGTACCGACCAAATCCAGCTGGGACCGATGATCGAGGAGATCTTCGCGGATCTTGCGCCGCTGGCGGAAAAAAACGATATCATGCTGGAGCGAAAGGGCGACGGCGCCATGACCGGCAACGACACGCTGATCTACCGAATGCTTTTCAACCTGACGGAAAACGCCATCAAGTACGACCGTCCCGGAGGCGCAGTGCGCATTTCCATATCCCAGGAGGAAAAGCGCCTTCTCATCCGCATCATGGATACCGGTTGCGGCATCCCGAAAGAATACCGGCAGAGTATCTTCCAGCCCTTCTTCCGGGTAGATAAGTCCCGTAGCAGGGAATACGGCGGCGCAGGGCTGGGGCTGTCGCTAGCATGGGAGATTGCCAATCTCCATGGTGGTTCCGTATGGGTCGAGAAGAGCACAGAGGAAGGAACCACCATTGCTGTGGAAGTCCCAGCGTAA
- a CDS encoding CD1871A family CXXC motif-containing protein, with protein sequence MELSHVKKTAAQALLLVAGIAMLCFGVWRGEAAAVLSKAIKLCLECVGIG encoded by the coding sequence ATGGAATTGAGTCATGTAAAAAAGACTGCGGCGCAGGCCTTGCTGCTGGTTGCGGGAATCGCCATGCTGTGCTTCGGCGTATGGCGCGGCGAGGCGGCGGCGGTGCTGAGCAAAGCAATCAAATTATGTCTGGAGTGTGTGGGCATTGGGTAA
- a CDS encoding IS110 family RNA-guided transposase, whose protein sequence is MNAVGIDISKGKCMVAILRPFGEVVASPFEIQHTAHELRRLVERLKSLDGETRIVMEHTGNYYLPVARHLHEAGLYVSVVNAILVHDYGQNSLRRVKTDKIDAVKIASYALSHWLDLPQYAPEEDVRHMLKTCARQCNQYVKQSVMLKNSLIALLDQTFPSVNMLFSSPPRKGDGHEKWIDFVGKFWHFECVNSLSKNVFTQRYQKWCKRTGYNFLSTKAAAIYDFACIQVSTLPRSTFAKQLITQAVSQLNSLSETLALIRQQMLSLASGLPEFPVVMAMQGVGNVLGPQLMAEIGDVRRFNRKQSLVAFAGIDAPPFQSGAFEAQSTGISKRGSSSLRKTLFQVMDCLLKHAPSHDAVFQYLDKKRGEGKHYYVYMMAGANKFLRIYYARVKEHLGSLAVQ, encoded by the coding sequence ATGAACGCTGTCGGTATCGACATTTCCAAAGGCAAGTGCATGGTTGCTATCCTGCGTCCCTTCGGTGAGGTGGTTGCTTCACCTTTTGAAATTCAGCACACCGCTCATGAACTCAGACGTTTGGTTGAACGTCTGAAAAGTTTGGACGGTGAAACCCGCATTGTTATGGAGCATACTGGCAATTACTATCTGCCTGTCGCCAGGCATCTGCACGAAGCCGGCCTCTATGTGTCCGTTGTCAATGCTATTCTTGTACATGACTACGGTCAAAATTCCCTTAGACGGGTCAAAACGGACAAGATAGATGCTGTTAAAATCGCCAGCTATGCTCTAAGCCATTGGCTTGATCTTCCGCAATATGCGCCGGAAGAAGACGTTCGCCACATGCTTAAAACCTGCGCCCGCCAGTGCAACCAGTACGTTAAGCAGAGTGTTATGCTTAAAAACAGCCTCATCGCTTTGCTTGACCAAACCTTTCCGAGTGTCAACATGCTGTTCTCCAGCCCGCCCCGCAAGGGGGACGGTCACGAAAAATGGATTGACTTCGTGGGTAAATTTTGGCATTTTGAATGCGTCAACAGCCTTTCCAAAAACGTTTTTACCCAGCGCTATCAAAAATGGTGCAAAAGAACAGGTTACAACTTTCTTTCCACTAAGGCCGCTGCCATCTACGATTTCGCCTGCATACAAGTCAGTACACTGCCTCGAAGCACCTTTGCCAAACAGCTTATTACTCAAGCTGTGTCGCAGCTTAACTCCCTATCGGAAACGCTGGCTCTGATTCGGCAGCAGATGCTTTCCCTTGCCTCCGGCTTGCCGGAATTTCCTGTTGTCATGGCTATGCAAGGGGTCGGCAATGTGTTAGGACCTCAACTCATGGCTGAAATTGGCGATGTGCGACGTTTCAACCGTAAGCAGTCGCTGGTTGCTTTTGCCGGTATCGACGCACCGCCTTTCCAGTCCGGCGCCTTTGAAGCACAGAGTACCGGCATTTCCAAACGAGGTTCTTCCTCACTCAGAAAGACGCTTTTTCAGGTCATGGACTGCCTGCTCAAACACGCGCCCTCTCATGATGCTGTATTCCAATATCTTGACAAAAAACGCGGCGAGGGTAAGCATTATTACGTCTACATGATGGCAGGAGCCAACAAGTTCCTGCGTATCTACTACGCACGGGTTAAGGAGCATCTAGGCAGTTTGGCGGTTCAGTAG
- a CDS encoding InlB B-repeat-containing protein, with product MTLNADTGEISGTPTAAGTAVFTVKVVNVLGSDTKELSLAIVKAEHTATFDGNGGMPSVGSMTTTNQKLVSLPDASRSKHSFDGWYTEKSGGSDNPPVTDYALRFEIGGGSHIADVRGTYNTYIDLTKYVPIRRGYTFIGWYSDRDLTNKVSGVYLTNDMTVYAGWRVTAIPQTGDGSQLGLWSITLCASLAGCLALTTWQLRRRKGASRETAEK from the coding sequence TTGACGCTTAACGCGGATACAGGCGAAATCAGTGGCACGCCCACTGCGGCGGGCACTGCGGTCTTTACGGTCAAGGTGGTCAACGTTTTGGGTTCGGACACAAAGGAGCTGTCCCTTGCGATAGTCAAGGCCGAGCACACCGCCACCTTTGACGGCAACGGTGGTATGCCCTCTGTCGGCAGTATGACCACCACGAATCAGAAGCTGGTCTCTCTGCCCGATGCTTCCCGCAGCAAGCACAGCTTCGACGGCTGGTACACCGAAAAGAGCGGCGGCAGCGACAACCCGCCCGTCACCGATTATGCGCTGCGCTTTGAAATAGGAGGCGGCAGCCATATTGCCGACGTGCGGGGAACGTACAACACCTACATTGACCTGACAAAGTACGTTCCGATCCGGCGCGGCTATACCTTTATCGGCTGGTACAGCGACCGCGATCTGACAAACAAGGTTTCCGGCGTTTATCTGACGAACGATATGACCGTATATGCAGGCTGGCGCGTGACTGCAATCCCGCAGACCGGTGACGGCAGCCAACTGGGTTTGTGGAGTATTACGCTATGTGCGTCTCTTGCCGGATGTCTCGCGCTGACCACATGGCAGCTCAGACGGCGCAAGGGCGCATCACGGGAAACTGCAGAAAAGTAA